One stretch of Bombus terrestris chromosome 5, iyBomTerr1.2, whole genome shotgun sequence DNA includes these proteins:
- the LOC100650481 gene encoding uncharacterized protein LOC100650481 isoform X8, with protein MAHTALREIVERAVEEARKLPGLGGSGVSGNAPEARNVAEDSYEDILATAILNKVIEKFQKEQVDGNSNVLPGKPVSAKCALNENEAGLDEGVEEGCSSLEPLSQDDCSSDCSASCSRRVRNQPEPLSLTIEERIEEVTTTYASDEDHREHDVLPIKNAHRVPFPELGMDIIDPCQDSEDSQDDPDTTTTHIGLVSPIESWEENWLFQKKRVQSQADPVAMLVPHPSADFKALIGDKDAEDTSDLSECSSAQSDEEIEKELMEAICSVVPRSTKKKEFENGLDYLNSSDDFSLKEGDTNSFSNGRYVYVSNEEKTDCRRVKEQRKAEEQREKEEDYKQSVKGNEEVKAKEIKEKEVKRKLERVETEDEKPVSESINVISNGLKKVGKERQKTNDVSEEDKTRNLINGDNFIKVDRSAKKSESDNLSNSVNSKPLTIILPDVSELNVPKTPTPTPTRISMEINLGNPHSEKTYISQEKIVLNSLECAKKKLMAVNDDSVEAFEDEETMFAQQKVDFHAEDIQQESEYTEHYDIATQRHLDSLTKSESFESSPLTNSSIEDDESKCRQAVAFAKAESASHLSLQNKEPEEEGRLGTPPRPGTIAEREHKKWENAPPIENNPYSQENIQKRLLERQYSRRSSDIPGIHTELPKSNGADMDVVLAPHEPDIKRFGRDYYINDSRASGNEKGRRSTASTSSRPSSSLSQRSSSNGMADQDQQVSFQLEKFEEASLRGSLSRWTYRDPYSSPQFAINPLLRLELGVSTEPTDRDHEKINGSNEKSTGNDVPNGIEYSKNMTENKEHIDKYEVIIDKETKYFDIGGHDAKPLGTDNDILKLMSSEFSQKVAYNPLYEPEKSILKSDDSGMFSVDMNPMEDNKKQSEEFWRLWINGNQHHTKNDQILSFNGRRYWNLNSYKYHTFGGIKNSLDKSVEDSDAEDNLKMETRDDEPFDITDFSKFKFQTFGGIKKGKKIDWKGIPMYRKMILRSCIRNCKSTKGMKSSQSDSALQRMNGINNASNEKIDQESDRQSDYESDSSEERDTMKYLNINTKRKRNNKFYKRRVKTVFSSYRSTSDESWQDEDVQSSDKPIMRKCLRDTPRKIKLRPNPDNDSNYFFNTSRRKVFNDSLRRVRSQKRLSDDNESLKLEPPIVPEMVEKTFETLQDLRSKGKKKKSKSSESNNRKKTGVRCLTDLTIW; from the exons ATGGCGCACACGGCGCTGCGCGAAATCGTGGAGCGTGCCGTGGAGGAAGCGAGGAAGTTGCCGGGCCTCGGTGGTTCCGGTGTGTCCGGAAATGCTCCAGAGGCACGGAACGTCGCGGAGGACAGTTACGAGGATATACTCGCCACCGCGATACTCAACAAG GTCATCGAGAAATTCCAAAAGGAACAGGTGGACGGCAATAGCAACGTTCTCCCAGGAAAACCAGTGTCCGCTAAGTGTGCGTTAA ACGAAAATGAGGCAGGTCTCGACGAAGGTGTGGAAGAAGGCTGTAGCAGCCTGGAACCACTGTCTCAGGATGATTGTAGCAGTGACTGCAGTGCATCTTGCTCGAGACGCGTTAGAAACCAACCGGAGCCATTATCTCTCACG ATAGAGGAAAGAATTGAGGAAGTGACGACAACTTATGCGTCCGACGAGGATCATAGGGAACACGACGTCTTGCCCATTAAGAACGCCCATCGAGTTCCGTTTCCTGAACTTGGAATGGACATTATCGATC CTTGTCAAGATTCGGAGGACAGTCAAGACGATCCAGACACGACGACCACGCACATAGGTTTAGTTTCTCCGATCGAATCGTGGGAAGAGAATTGGCTGTTCCAGAAGAAGAGAGTTCAAAGCCAGGCAGACCCTGTAGCCATGTTGGTGCCTCATCCTAGCGCCGATTTCAAGGCTTTAATCGGTGACAAGGACGCGGAGGACACATCCGATTTGTCCGAGTGTTCATCGGCACAGTCAGACGaagagatagaaaaagaattaaTGGAAGCCATATGCAGTGTCGTGCCACGATCCACGAAGAAAAAGGAGTTCGAGAATGGTCTGGACTACTTAAATTCGTCAGATGACTTTTCATTGAAGGAGGGTGATACGAATTCATTTTCCAATGGCAGATACGTATACGTATCTAATGAGGAAAAGACTGACTGTAGACGAGTGAAAGAGCAAAGGAAAGCAGAGGAacagagggaaaaagaagaagattatAAACAAAGTGTAAAGGGAAACGAAGAAGTGAAAGCCAAAGAGATTAAGGAGAAGGAAGTGAAAAGAAAATTGGAGAGAGTCGAAACTGAGGATGAGAAACCTGTTTCAGAATCAATAAATGTAATTAGTAACGGCTTGAAGAAGGTAGGAAAGGAGCGACAGAAAACGAACGATGTATCCGAAGAGGATAAAACGAGAAATTTAATCAACGGGGACAATTTCATTAAAGTAGATCGATCGGCGAAGAAAAGTGAATCGGATAATCTATCGAATTCTGTTAATTCGAAGCCTTTGACGATTATTCTGCCCGATGTAAGTGAGCTAAACGTTCCAAAGACACCGACACCCACGCCGACGAGGATTTCCATGGAAATTAATCTGGGAAATCCTCACAGCGAGAAAACGTACATCTCGCAGGAGAAGATCGTTCTGAATTCCTTGGAATGCGCGAAGAAAAAACTGATGGCCGTCAATGACGACAGTGTGGAAGCATTCGAAGACGAGGAAACGATGTTTGCTCAGCAAAAAGTCGACTTTCATG CCGAAGATATTCAGCAGGAAAGCGAATACACCGAACATTACGATATCGCGACTCAGAGACACTTGGATAGCTTGACGAAGTCCGAATCATTCGAGTCTTCGCCATTAACGAATTCCTCGATAGAGGATGACGAAAG TAAGTGCCGACAGGCTGTGGCGTTTGCCAAAGCTGAATCGGCTTCGCATCTGTCCCTGCAGAACAAGGAACCGGAGGAAGAGGGTCGGCTAGGTACTCCTCCAAGACCAG gtACAATTGCTGAACGCGAGCACAAAAAGTGGGAAAATGCACCACCTATCGAGAACAACCCCTATAGCCaggaaaatattcaaaagagGCTTTTGGAGAGGCAGTACTCTAGAAGATCGTCAGACATTCCTGG AATTCACACCGAATTGCCAAAGAGCAACGGTGCGGATATGGATGTCGTGCTGGCGCCCCATGAACCGGATATCAAAAG GTTCGGCAGGGACTATTACATCAACGATTCCAGAGCGTCGGGTAACGAGAAAGGGAGAAGATCGACGGCGTCGACCTCGAGCAGACCGAGCAGCTCGTTGTCTCAACGATCAAGTTCCAACGGAATGGCGGACCAGGATCAACAGGTGAGTTTCCAGCTCGAAAAGTTCGAGGAGGCTTCCCTGCGTGGCAGCCTTTCTAGATGGACCTATCGCGATCCGTACTCCAGTCCGCAATTTGCCATCAACCCTCTTCTACGGTTGGAACTCGGTGTATCAACAGAACCAACTGATCGTGATCACGAAAAAATCAACGGCTCTAACGAAAAATCTACGGGAAACGATGTTCCAAACGGTATagaatattcgaaaaatatgaCAGAGAATAAAGAACATATTGACAAGTACGAAGTGATCATAGACAAGGAAACTAAATATTTTGATATCGGTGGACATGATGCTAAACCTCTTGGCACTGACaatgatattttaaaacttATGTCGAGTGAATTTTCGCAAAAAGTCGCTTATAATCCGCTCTACGAACCCGAGAAAAGTATCTTGAAGTCAGATGACTCAGGGATGTTCTCGGTCGATATGAACCCCATGGAGGATAATAAGAAACAAAGTGAGGAGTTTTGGAGGCTATGGATCAATGGCAATCAGCATCATACGAAAAACGATCAGATTCTGTCGTTCAATGGAAGGAGATACTGGAACCTTAATAGCTACAAGTATCACACATTTGGAGGAATAAAGAACTCTCTTGATAAAAGCGTGGAAGATTCTGACGCGGAGGATAACTTGAAAATGGAGACACGTGACGACGAGCCCTTCGATATCACGGATTTCAGTAAATTCAAGTTTCAGACATTTGGCGGTATAAAGAAGGGCAAGAAGATCGACTGGAAAGGAATTCCCATGTATAGAAAGATGATATTAAGATCGTGTATAAGGAATTGTAAAAGTACCAAAGGAATGAAGTCATCTCAAAGCGATTCTGCCTTACAGCGCATGAATGGAATAAATAATGCGTCGAACGAAAAAATCGATCAGGAGTCTGATAGACAGAGCGATTATGAAAGTGACAGTTCCGAGGAGAGAGATACGATGAAGTACCTTAATATAAATACGAAGAGAAAGCGCAATAACAAGTTCTACAAGAGACGAGTTAAGACGGTGTTTTCGTCGTATAGATCGACCTCGGACGAATCCTGGCAAGACGAAGATGTTCAATCATCTGACAAACCGATAATGCGGAAATGTCTAAGGGACACGCCCAGGAAAATCAAATTACGACCGAATCCGGATAACGattctaattattttttcaatacGTCCAGAAGGAAGGTGTTCAACGATAGTTTGAGAAGAGTTCGATCGCAGAAACGATTGTCGGACGATAACGAAAGTTTGAAGCTGGAGCCACCTATCGTGCCGGAGATGGTCGAAAAAACTTTCGAAACATTACAAGATCTTCGAagcaaagggaagaaaaagaagagcaaGAGTTCCGAATCGAACAACCGGAAAAAAACTGGTGTGAGATGTTTGACCGATCTAACGATATGGTGA
- the LOC100650481 gene encoding uncharacterized protein LOC100650481 isoform X7, which translates to MLLELTAEMLTLIGGLIVAYFIYVLFTIRNDKPNTDSPTMAHTALREIVERAVEEARKLPGLGGSGVSGNAPEARNVAEDSYEDILATAILNKVIEKFQKEQVDGNSNVLPGKPVSAKCALNENEAGLDEGVEEGCSSLEPLSQDDCSSDCSASCSRRVRNQPEPLSLTIEERIEEVTTTYASDEDHREHDVLPIKNAHRVPFPELGMDIIDPCQDSEDSQDDPDTTTTHIGLVSPIESWEENWLFQKKRVQSQADPVAMLVPHPSADFKALIGDKDAEDTSDLSECSSAQSDEEIEKELMEAICSVVPRSTKKKEFENGLDYLNSSDDFSLKEGDTNSFSNGRYVYVSNEEKTDCRRVKEQRKAEEQREKEEDYKQSVKGNEEVKAKEIKEKEVKRKLERVETEDEKPVSESINVISNGLKKVGKERQKTNDVSEEDKTRNLINGDNFIKVDRSAKKSESDNLSNSVNSKPLTIILPDVSELNVPKTPTPTPTRISMEINLGNPHSEKTYISQEKIVLNSLECAKKKLMAVNDDSVEAFEDEETMFAQQKVDFHAEDIQQESEYTEHYDIATQRHLDSLTKSESFESSPLTNSSIEDDESKCRQAVAFAKAESASHLSLQNKEPEEEGRLGTPPRPGTIAEREHKKWENAPPIENNPYSQENIQKRLLERQYSRRSSDIPGIHTELPKSNGADMDVVLAPHEPDIKRFGRDYYINDSRASGNEKGRRSTASTSSRPSSSLSQRSSSNGMADQDQQVSFQLEKFEEASLRGSLSRWTYRDPYSSPQFAINPLLRLELGVSTEPTDRDHEKINGSNEKSTGNDVPNGIEYSKNMTENKEHIDKYEVIIDKETKYFDIGGHDAKPLGTDNDILKLMSSEFSQKVAYNPLYEPEKSILKSDDSGMFSVDMNPMEDNKKQSEEFWRLWINGNQHHTKNDQILSFNGRRYWNLNSYKYHTFGGIKNSLDKSVEDSDAEDNLKMETRDDEPFDITDFSKFKFQTFGGIKKGKKIDWKGIPMYRKMILRSCIRNCKSTKGMKSSQSDSALQRMNGINNASNEKIDQESDRQSDYESDSSEERDTMKYLNINTKRKRNNKFYKRRVKTVFSSYRSTSDESWQDEDVQSSDKPIMRKCLRDTPRKIKLRPNPDNDSNYFFNTSRRKVFNDSLRRVRSQKRLSDDNESLKLEPPIVPEMVEKTFETLQDLRSKGKKKKSKSSESNNRKKTGVRCLTDLTIW; encoded by the exons ATGTTGCTGGAACTCACCGCGGAGATGCTGACACTGATCGGCGGCCTGATCGTCGCCTATTTCATCTACGTGCTGTTCACCATAAGAAATG ACAAGCCAAACACGGATTCGCCAACGATGGCGCACACGGCGCTGCGCGAAATCGTGGAGCGTGCCGTGGAGGAAGCGAGGAAGTTGCCGGGCCTCGGTGGTTCCGGTGTGTCCGGAAATGCTCCAGAGGCACGGAACGTCGCGGAGGACAGTTACGAGGATATACTCGCCACCGCGATACTCAACAAG GTCATCGAGAAATTCCAAAAGGAACAGGTGGACGGCAATAGCAACGTTCTCCCAGGAAAACCAGTGTCCGCTAAGTGTGCGTTAA ACGAAAATGAGGCAGGTCTCGACGAAGGTGTGGAAGAAGGCTGTAGCAGCCTGGAACCACTGTCTCAGGATGATTGTAGCAGTGACTGCAGTGCATCTTGCTCGAGACGCGTTAGAAACCAACCGGAGCCATTATCTCTCACG ATAGAGGAAAGAATTGAGGAAGTGACGACAACTTATGCGTCCGACGAGGATCATAGGGAACACGACGTCTTGCCCATTAAGAACGCCCATCGAGTTCCGTTTCCTGAACTTGGAATGGACATTATCGATC CTTGTCAAGATTCGGAGGACAGTCAAGACGATCCAGACACGACGACCACGCACATAGGTTTAGTTTCTCCGATCGAATCGTGGGAAGAGAATTGGCTGTTCCAGAAGAAGAGAGTTCAAAGCCAGGCAGACCCTGTAGCCATGTTGGTGCCTCATCCTAGCGCCGATTTCAAGGCTTTAATCGGTGACAAGGACGCGGAGGACACATCCGATTTGTCCGAGTGTTCATCGGCACAGTCAGACGaagagatagaaaaagaattaaTGGAAGCCATATGCAGTGTCGTGCCACGATCCACGAAGAAAAAGGAGTTCGAGAATGGTCTGGACTACTTAAATTCGTCAGATGACTTTTCATTGAAGGAGGGTGATACGAATTCATTTTCCAATGGCAGATACGTATACGTATCTAATGAGGAAAAGACTGACTGTAGACGAGTGAAAGAGCAAAGGAAAGCAGAGGAacagagggaaaaagaagaagattatAAACAAAGTGTAAAGGGAAACGAAGAAGTGAAAGCCAAAGAGATTAAGGAGAAGGAAGTGAAAAGAAAATTGGAGAGAGTCGAAACTGAGGATGAGAAACCTGTTTCAGAATCAATAAATGTAATTAGTAACGGCTTGAAGAAGGTAGGAAAGGAGCGACAGAAAACGAACGATGTATCCGAAGAGGATAAAACGAGAAATTTAATCAACGGGGACAATTTCATTAAAGTAGATCGATCGGCGAAGAAAAGTGAATCGGATAATCTATCGAATTCTGTTAATTCGAAGCCTTTGACGATTATTCTGCCCGATGTAAGTGAGCTAAACGTTCCAAAGACACCGACACCCACGCCGACGAGGATTTCCATGGAAATTAATCTGGGAAATCCTCACAGCGAGAAAACGTACATCTCGCAGGAGAAGATCGTTCTGAATTCCTTGGAATGCGCGAAGAAAAAACTGATGGCCGTCAATGACGACAGTGTGGAAGCATTCGAAGACGAGGAAACGATGTTTGCTCAGCAAAAAGTCGACTTTCATG CCGAAGATATTCAGCAGGAAAGCGAATACACCGAACATTACGATATCGCGACTCAGAGACACTTGGATAGCTTGACGAAGTCCGAATCATTCGAGTCTTCGCCATTAACGAATTCCTCGATAGAGGATGACGAAAG TAAGTGCCGACAGGCTGTGGCGTTTGCCAAAGCTGAATCGGCTTCGCATCTGTCCCTGCAGAACAAGGAACCGGAGGAAGAGGGTCGGCTAGGTACTCCTCCAAGACCAG gtACAATTGCTGAACGCGAGCACAAAAAGTGGGAAAATGCACCACCTATCGAGAACAACCCCTATAGCCaggaaaatattcaaaagagGCTTTTGGAGAGGCAGTACTCTAGAAGATCGTCAGACATTCCTGG AATTCACACCGAATTGCCAAAGAGCAACGGTGCGGATATGGATGTCGTGCTGGCGCCCCATGAACCGGATATCAAAAG GTTCGGCAGGGACTATTACATCAACGATTCCAGAGCGTCGGGTAACGAGAAAGGGAGAAGATCGACGGCGTCGACCTCGAGCAGACCGAGCAGCTCGTTGTCTCAACGATCAAGTTCCAACGGAATGGCGGACCAGGATCAACAGGTGAGTTTCCAGCTCGAAAAGTTCGAGGAGGCTTCCCTGCGTGGCAGCCTTTCTAGATGGACCTATCGCGATCCGTACTCCAGTCCGCAATTTGCCATCAACCCTCTTCTACGGTTGGAACTCGGTGTATCAACAGAACCAACTGATCGTGATCACGAAAAAATCAACGGCTCTAACGAAAAATCTACGGGAAACGATGTTCCAAACGGTATagaatattcgaaaaatatgaCAGAGAATAAAGAACATATTGACAAGTACGAAGTGATCATAGACAAGGAAACTAAATATTTTGATATCGGTGGACATGATGCTAAACCTCTTGGCACTGACaatgatattttaaaacttATGTCGAGTGAATTTTCGCAAAAAGTCGCTTATAATCCGCTCTACGAACCCGAGAAAAGTATCTTGAAGTCAGATGACTCAGGGATGTTCTCGGTCGATATGAACCCCATGGAGGATAATAAGAAACAAAGTGAGGAGTTTTGGAGGCTATGGATCAATGGCAATCAGCATCATACGAAAAACGATCAGATTCTGTCGTTCAATGGAAGGAGATACTGGAACCTTAATAGCTACAAGTATCACACATTTGGAGGAATAAAGAACTCTCTTGATAAAAGCGTGGAAGATTCTGACGCGGAGGATAACTTGAAAATGGAGACACGTGACGACGAGCCCTTCGATATCACGGATTTCAGTAAATTCAAGTTTCAGACATTTGGCGGTATAAAGAAGGGCAAGAAGATCGACTGGAAAGGAATTCCCATGTATAGAAAGATGATATTAAGATCGTGTATAAGGAATTGTAAAAGTACCAAAGGAATGAAGTCATCTCAAAGCGATTCTGCCTTACAGCGCATGAATGGAATAAATAATGCGTCGAACGAAAAAATCGATCAGGAGTCTGATAGACAGAGCGATTATGAAAGTGACAGTTCCGAGGAGAGAGATACGATGAAGTACCTTAATATAAATACGAAGAGAAAGCGCAATAACAAGTTCTACAAGAGACGAGTTAAGACGGTGTTTTCGTCGTATAGATCGACCTCGGACGAATCCTGGCAAGACGAAGATGTTCAATCATCTGACAAACCGATAATGCGGAAATGTCTAAGGGACACGCCCAGGAAAATCAAATTACGACCGAATCCGGATAACGattctaattattttttcaatacGTCCAGAAGGAAGGTGTTCAACGATAGTTTGAGAAGAGTTCGATCGCAGAAACGATTGTCGGACGATAACGAAAGTTTGAAGCTGGAGCCACCTATCGTGCCGGAGATGGTCGAAAAAACTTTCGAAACATTACAAGATCTTCGAagcaaagggaagaaaaagaagagcaaGAGTTCCGAATCGAACAACCGGAAAAAAACTGGTGTGAGATGTTTGACCGATCTAACGATATGGTGA